A genomic stretch from Desulfohalobium retbaense DSM 5692 includes:
- a CDS encoding ParB/RepB/Spo0J family partition protein, with amino-acid sequence MASMSRGLGKGLDALLNSSASEPDDALAASAANTTDVQLLDLTQIKPNPQQPRRTFTEESLEELAQSITEQGVLQPILVRPVADGYQIVAGERRWRASRLAGLEQVPALVRSLSDKESLVLALLENLQREDLNPLEEAQALERLQGEMGVSQSELAKHVCKSRSAVANSLRLLQLDEEIRQAVLDGSLSAGNARTLMGVNDAAARMDLFEIVLMHELTVRQTEKIVSYWKEHGQFPAPYGGKSQHRAPAAAQRDRFLQDLQQVLKDHLPAKIQLRGGREKGKISMHYDSPEQLEQILSMLGVPAEGVSRETPSA; translated from the coding sequence ATGGCCAGCATGTCCCGAGGATTAGGTAAGGGCCTGGACGCGCTGCTCAACAGCAGTGCCAGTGAGCCTGACGATGCCCTCGCGGCTTCCGCAGCGAATACCACCGATGTCCAACTTTTGGACCTGACGCAGATTAAACCCAATCCGCAACAACCCCGACGGACCTTTACCGAAGAAAGTCTTGAGGAACTCGCCCAGTCCATCACTGAGCAGGGCGTCCTGCAACCGATTTTGGTCCGTCCTGTAGCCGACGGATACCAGATCGTGGCTGGAGAACGGCGGTGGCGCGCCAGCCGCTTGGCTGGCCTGGAGCAAGTTCCTGCACTGGTCCGGTCCTTGAGCGACAAAGAGTCGCTGGTTTTGGCCCTCTTGGAAAATCTCCAGCGTGAAGATCTCAACCCCTTGGAAGAAGCCCAAGCCCTGGAACGGTTGCAAGGGGAGATGGGAGTCTCGCAGAGCGAGTTGGCCAAGCATGTGTGTAAGAGCCGTTCTGCGGTGGCCAATAGTCTGCGTTTACTCCAACTGGACGAAGAGATCCGTCAGGCTGTTTTGGACGGCTCCCTGTCGGCCGGTAACGCCCGGACCTTGATGGGGGTCAACGATGCCGCCGCTCGCATGGATCTTTTTGAGATTGTGCTTATGCACGAGCTCACGGTCCGTCAGACCGAAAAAATTGTCTCCTACTGGAAGGAGCACGGCCAATTTCCCGCCCCCTACGGCGGCAAATCGCAGCATCGGGCCCCTGCAGCTGCCCAGCGGGACCGGTTCCTGCAGGACCTGCAGCAGGTCCTCAAAGACCACTTGCCGGCCAAGATCCAATTGCGGGGAGGACGTGAGAAGGGCAAAATATCCATGCACTACGATTCCCCGGAGCAGTTGGAACAAATCCTATCCATGCTTGGCGTGCCTGCTGAAGGTGTTTCACGTGAAACACCTTCAGCATGA